One region of Glycine max cultivar Williams 82 chromosome 9, Glycine_max_v4.0, whole genome shotgun sequence genomic DNA includes:
- the LOC100527067 gene encoding nucleoside deaminase superfamily protein, translating into MEEVNVVQTKNGTVSVASAFAGHKEAIQQRDHKFLRIAVEEAYKGVDCEDGGPFGAIIVCNDEIVARCHNMVLRNTDPTAHAEVTVIRKACEKLNQIELSDCEIYASCEPCPMCFGAIHLSRVKRLVYGAKAEAAIAIGFDDFISDALRGTGFYQKAQLEIKRADGKEANIAEEVFERTKEKFRMY; encoded by the exons ATGGAGGAAGTTAATG TGGTTCAAACCAAGAATGGAACTGTTTCAGTAGCTTCTGCGTTTGCTGGCCATAAGGAAG CTATACAGCAAAGGGACcacaaatttttaagaattgCTGTTGAAGAAGCGTATAAAGGGGTAGACTGTGAAGATGGGGGTCCCTTTGGTGCTATTATAGTTTGTAATGATGAAATTGTTGCTAGATGTCACAACATGGTTCTGAGGAACACAGACCCCACTGCTCATGCAGAAGTCACTGTAATAAGAAAG GCTTGTGAAAAGCTAAACCAGATAGAACTTTCAGACTGTGAAATATATGCTTCTTGTGAACCTTGCCCAATGTGCTTTGGAGCAATCCACCTCTCACGAGTTAAG AGGTTGGTTTATGGAGCAAAGGCAGAGGCAGCAATTGCTATTGGGTTCGATGACTTCATTTCAGATGCATTGCGAGGTACTGGATTCTATCAGAAGGCACAATTGGAGATTAAAAGGGCTGATGGCAAAGAAGCTAACATTGCTGAAGAAGTTTTTGAGAGAACAAAGGAAAAATTCCGAATGTATTAA